The Daphnia magna isolate NIES linkage group LG3, ASM2063170v1.1, whole genome shotgun sequence genomic interval ATCGATCTAATTTATAGAGATAACAAGGGTAACGGAATCCAAGAAGTTTGAGTCTCCGGTTTTCCATTTGCGTATCATAAGCTATCAATAAACGATTGGCCATAGGAAGCTCCACTAAGAACAATACATACAACTATTGGTTTACtgacaaaaattaaataaaaacgtAACAATAATAACGATAATCTGCGTTAATTCAGAACTTAAgacaaaacaataataaacTCCTTCTAGGAAGTCTTAGCGTGGCGGATACATTGCACCTCGGTGCTGCAGTTAGGATTTTGATATTAAGTCGCCCGACCCCCGAGAGGGAAGTCTTCGTTCACAGTGGACAGCACTGGAGACGTCAACTGCTATTCGCCATTCCTCTGCTAGGAATGATTTTTTGCAGGTGTCTCAAGGCCACAAGAAAAGTACACCTGAGTTTACCTTTCTATCCATTACCTTACAGGTACAGCAGGTGCAGCGATTCAACGAGCTTGtgaatcaaataaataattctaAGTAGAGAATTTGGTCATTCTAAAATCGTGAGAAAGACTACTGAAAACAGACTCGACTGACTTCGTGGGCTGAGCATTTATTGTGGTACCATTTGCACGCTTCACGGTACCGGGAGACAAAATAAAGGACGAAACATGACAAACATTCGGAAAAACAATCGCTCCTAACTTCCATTGCTTATTGTACCGAGCTATCCAAGCAAGTTGAAACTGGATGATTTCGACACCGTCACTTGGAAAGTCTAGTTTTGTACTCACAAGGGCGTTTTGGCCTGATTTCGTTTAGGATGTTTACATTTCGATTGTTACACAGAATGTCCTCTCTTGCCCTcttccaaaagaaaatcgaacAAACTCACCTGCACGTGTTTGTCCTACGAATTGGCTGATAGAAAGAGCCAGAAGAAATCCGTGAACGAGCCACACTGTCGTGTGCTTTGTTACAGCGGCGGCACATTGCCTCGGCCATTTATCTCTGCGAGAGGTGGATCTTCCGCGAATTGCTGTACAATCCATGGCGTTTCACAGGAAGGCCTAgatcaaaacaaaatgttaacagagagaaaaaagaaaaacaacaaaacctccccaaaacaaaacacaaaaaacacacaaaacacaaaaaaaaaaaaccaaaaaacatttttttgtaaacTGAAGCAAAGCAGGCCAACCACGTACGAACACTCACAGTtgtaaataaatgtttcatcCAACTTTTCTTTAATTAAACAAGGCAGACAAGTTTTCGACAGTCTCAACGGAATCAAGACCCGTTGGCAACTGAACATGAACTACTCTAGACAACAGCCGATATTCGCGCTCCCAGACACTCAGGTGAGCTTTCTCTTCGTCCTTTTCGTGGGTTGGAGGGGAGGAAGTGGGGGACGTTGGGAGTGAATTTTGCCTGAGGTTATTTCTTCGGccacatttatttttcccttttttttttctgttcctTTCATTATTCTAAACTTTGTTTGTGTGCCTCTCGCCGCACTTTAGCCATAGCTCCTTCTTTTTCAGAATTCGAAAGCGGATACACTTTTCTTTTGGTAGTGGGTTAGTTGACACCAATTCTGCAAAACCTTGCGGAAGTTACCTATGGAGTCGCATTATGCCACAAtcaatatattttttcatttcaatgtGGCATGTGCTAACCAAGTTTCTCTTCTACACAGAATTTCGTACACAAAATCTAtgatttttctgttttaaaaattctaaaagtACTTTTTTCGCCATGAAAAGATATTAATTatgattatttttattttattttacggaATATCTAATGAAAGAAACTTAGCTTAAAACTCTGGTCTAGTACATTTTCTGtgaatttctttgtttttctccgGTCCGTTAAAGGTtcatgtttttctctttccaagTCACTAGTGGTGCCTTTGTGGAAATCAAGAACTTGAGCTGATCCGTCTTGGAAATTTTTGATCACCAATTAACTCCCCATcatttttagaaaatttttatcaaaatagGCTTCAGAAGTGAAAGAGATTACGGCAAGTCCACAACTACAGCATGCCACCTTTTTATAGCCATCCGTGAACCTGGCGCTGCAGCAGACGCTAACCAGATAAGAAAGCTAACGGAGAGTTATTCCTATCGCTAGATGGCAATATAAGTAAGGTACGACACTACGACATATCGGAATCGGGAACACATCAAGTATTTCTAAAATAATCATACATCATCTATATGGTATGGTTATTGTTCATTGGTATCTCTGAGCTCTGAGTCCCCAACATCATCCAGAGCATGTCTAATAGAAGCAGGTTAAGCTTATTTCATGGTGGAATTCCGtgggttattttttttttttgtattgccGATATTTATCGAGCGTGTTAATTTGTTCACCCTTCCACTTCTTTGTTGAACTTAAATGTTACTTTACGGGAACCCAACAAAAAGGTTCGTATGAAAAGCAATCATTAATGAAGTTGCAGACCTTCCCGGTTgacgaaaatgaaattaagGGTTAAAATTTGGaaagtaaataaatatttttaggGTACCAATGCGGACGACAATTTCATGTAAATAAACAACGGCTTTTTCGTAACTATGatattttttctatgaaatgcGCAGAAGCATGAAACAagatttcaatttctttgtaTTTCTCGTGAATAAATTGATCTTTGCTGAACTACAATTCCAACCTGTTCATCAGGTTTAGATTTCGCCTTTCTTGAAGCAGAACGCAATCGTGAGGTGTCCGTCGTAAGTGAGAAACAGCAATTCACAACAGGGaaattgagagaaaaaaaaaaaaaaatatggggaaaaaaaacacttaGTCATGAGGTCTAGTAGGACCCATGGGCTTAACTGAATGGTGGTAGGGAAAATTGAAGAACGGAATATCGGAAAGTTGAGGCAAAAAGCGAATCAATGGACGGTAATACAACCAATTTAGTCCATCCACGATTGTTCCACACATGCCTTAACTCGTTTTTCGTATTCACGCCGATTTTCCTTGTACAGCTGTGCTGCCATCGAGTTGGCTGGGCTATTGGGATTAGGATCACTTAGCAGTGACTGAATCAGAAAATATGGCATGTAAATTGACACAATGAGTATCTCCTTTTTAAGTGTTTATACACCATgcaagaaaactaatgctgGCTATATCATACCTGAATAGAGGTAAGGATTGCAGACACATCATATGTTGGACTCCATCGGTTTTGAAGGATGTCGAGACAAATGCCCCCATCAGCATAAACATTAGGGTGGAACATTTTTGACACAAATCTCACAGTAGGGGGCTTATTAGGATATTCTTCAGTGAATTCTATAGTCAATTTGAATGTTCCATCTTCAAATGGAGTGTCATGAGGTCTAAATCAGTcagaaaagtaaaaacattAAAGTAATACAgacataaaacaaaatctgTGCAACTAAAATTTCTTTAGTTAAAAAAGTAATGTAGCTCATGAGCTCTTCATGTTACCCAAATATAACCGCATTCCATATCATAATATTGTTGTCCGTTGGAGCTCCACTCACACCAGCAGGTGGGTCTTCTTGTAACCTAAGAGGTTGAATTAGATTACAAttctaatgaaaaaaaaactgcaccTCAAAAATATAGATTAATAAACGTATGGTAACCTCTTAAAGTCCCTCATTAGTCGTCTTCTAGCTGGCGTAGACATTTAATTGTTTGTCTACCGTATACGATCAGTTATATGAAACGGGGTTTCTGAATTATCACCAGATATGATGGATTAAAAAAACTGTAAATTTAGTGTTGAATGAACAACTGCTATTTTTAATAGAAAACCTAAAGCACTGAGTCAACTTAATCGTAGAATGTAACACAATTCGGAGCTAAACGGAGTTATCGTGATAAAGTATAAGAACTAGGGCAGCCATCAGCCTGACTACTGAGAAATTGTCAGCGCCATAGTGGCATATTCCCGAACTCTTTAGTGATAACCACAGTCAAGTATTGGCCTC includes:
- the LOC116918131 gene encoding ubiquitin-conjugating enzyme E2-17 kDa; protein product: MSTPARRRLMRDFKRLQEDPPAGVSGAPTDNNIMIWNAVIFGPHDTPFEDGTFKLTIEFTEEYPNKPPTVRFVSKMFHPNVYADGGICLDILQNRWSPTYDVSAILTSIQSLLSDPNPNSPANSMAAQLYKENRREYEKRVKACVEQSWMD